In Acipenser ruthenus chromosome 6, fAciRut3.2 maternal haplotype, whole genome shotgun sequence, the following proteins share a genomic window:
- the malb gene encoding mal, T cell differentiation protein b, protein MATTAQAINSLPSGLGVFTTLPDLFFIPELVFGGLVWILVASTNVYMENPQGWVMFVSVFCFVFTFLWLLLFMMGVNKNNSMWASLDVAYHALAAFFYLSASVALAYVTTVLGQINLGNEILFKYYQEDIAAVVFSYIATLLYAIHAVMSACRWKSL, encoded by the exons ATGGCAACAACAGCCCAGGCTATTAACAGCCTGCCCAGTGGGTTAGGAGTATTTACAACTTTGCCTGATTTATTCTTTATCCCAGAACTT GTTTTTGGTGGGCTTGTTTGGATCCTTGTGGCATCCACAAACGTGTATATGGAAAACCCTCAAGGATGGGTGATGTTTGTGTCAGTGTTCTGCTTCGTATTTACATTCCTCTGGCTGCTGTTGTTCATGATGGGTGTGAACAAGAACAACTCTATGTGGGCATCACTG GATGTGGCCTACCATGCACTTGCTGCTTTCTTTTACCTGAGTGCTTCTGTTGCATTGGCCTATGTTACAACAGTTTTGGGACAAATCAATTTAGGAAATGAAATTCTTTTCAAGTACTACCAGGAAGACATTGCTGCAGTA GTGTTTTCCTATATCGCGACCCTGCTCTACGCAATCCACGCAGTGATGTCTGCATGCAGATGGAAATCCTTATAA